A region of Rhizobium grahamii DNA encodes the following proteins:
- a CDS encoding alpha-D-ribose 1-methylphosphonate 5-phosphate C-P-lyase PhnJ: MTDLASYNFAYLDEQTKRMIRRAILKAIAIPGYQVPFASREMPMPYGWGTGGVQVTASIIGPDDVLKVIDQGADDTTNAVSIRAFFQKVANVAVTTHTKDATIIQTRHRIPEEKLGDKQVLVYQVPIPEPLRFLEPRETETRKMHALEEYGLMHVKLYEDIAHNGRISKTYAYPVKVAGRYVMDPSPTPKFDNPKMHMSDALQLFGAGREKRIYAVPPYTEVVSLDFDDYPFEIQRFGKPCALCGAEEVYLDEVILDDKGGRMFVCSDTDHCEDRRAHGHAGEMLAPGREAAE; this comes from the coding sequence ATGACCGACCTAGCCAGCTACAATTTCGCTTATCTGGACGAGCAGACGAAGCGCATGATCCGCCGCGCCATCCTGAAGGCGATCGCCATCCCTGGTTACCAGGTACCTTTCGCCTCCCGCGAAATGCCGATGCCGTACGGCTGGGGCACTGGCGGCGTGCAGGTCACGGCCTCGATCATCGGGCCGGATGACGTGCTGAAGGTCATCGACCAGGGCGCCGACGACACGACCAACGCCGTCTCGATCCGCGCCTTCTTCCAGAAGGTCGCGAATGTCGCGGTGACGACGCACACCAAGGATGCGACGATCATCCAGACCCGCCACCGCATCCCCGAAGAAAAGCTCGGCGACAAACAGGTGCTCGTCTACCAGGTGCCGATCCCGGAACCGCTCCGCTTCCTCGAGCCGCGCGAGACGGAAACCCGCAAGATGCACGCGCTTGAGGAATACGGCCTCATGCATGTGAAACTCTACGAGGACATCGCGCACAACGGCCGCATCTCCAAGACCTATGCCTATCCAGTCAAGGTTGCCGGCCGCTACGTCATGGACCCGTCGCCGACGCCGAAGTTCGACAATCCGAAAATGCACATGTCGGATGCGCTGCAGCTCTTCGGGGCGGGGCGCGAGAAGCGCATCTATGCCGTTCCGCCCTATACCGAAGTCGTCAGCCTCGATTTCGACGACTACCCCTTCGAGATCCAGCGCTTCGGCAAGCCCTGTGCGCTCTGCGGCGCCGAAGAGGTCTACCTCGACGAAGTCATCCTCGACGACAAGGGCGGGCGCATGTTCGTCTGCTCCGATACTGACCATTGCGAAGACCGCCGCGCCCACGGGCATGCCGGCGAGATGTTGGCACCGGGCCGGGAGGCCGCCGAATGA
- a CDS encoding ribonuclease H family protein, with product MTDNIDTILFPESIAASHSLHVFADGCYEPVSGEGGWAFAVYRDDAEIASGFGGVKDTANNTTELIALLEAVKWINANATEETAVVWSDSAYAVRGCNQWRHIWKNNGWKKISANTKLRGRTIANAQLWKAIDGQLSLNRLMTIAWCKGHAGLAGNERADELAERGRLSLRGKGDR from the coding sequence ATGACCGATAACATCGACACTATCCTGTTCCCTGAAAGTATCGCTGCCTCGCACTCCCTCCACGTCTTCGCCGATGGTTGCTACGAACCCGTCTCCGGGGAAGGCGGCTGGGCCTTCGCGGTCTATCGCGACGATGCGGAAATCGCCTCCGGTTTTGGCGGCGTCAAGGACACCGCCAACAATACGACAGAACTGATCGCCCTGCTCGAAGCCGTTAAGTGGATCAACGCCAACGCCACGGAGGAAACGGCCGTCGTCTGGTCCGATTCGGCTTACGCCGTCAGAGGCTGCAATCAATGGCGCCACATCTGGAAGAACAACGGCTGGAAGAAGATCAGCGCCAACACGAAGCTCCGAGGCCGAACGATCGCGAACGCGCAACTCTGGAAGGCGATCGACGGTCAGCTGTCTCTTAACCGTCTGATGACCATCGCCTGGTGTAAGGGCCATGCGGGCCTTGCCGGCAACGAGCGGGCCGATGAGCTCGCCGAGCGCGGCCGACTGTCCTTGCGCGGCAAGGGCGACCGCTGA
- a CDS encoding glucokinase, whose translation MLQSDTNEARMPYPILIGDIGGTNARFAIIADADAEQINFPNVRTADFETIDDAIRAAIMEKSAVKPRSAILAVAGPIREDEIPLTNCDWVVRPRTMIEGLGLEDVLVVNDFEAQALAIAHLSDEHRERLGDASGDVVASRVVLGPGTGLGVGGLLHAQNTWIPVPGEGGHIDLGPRSKRDYEIFPHVETIEGRVSAEQILCGRGIVHLYKAICAADGIEPAYSDPADITSHALADTDKIAVETVSLFSTYLGRVAGDMALVFMARGGVFLSGGISQKILPALRRPEFRAAFEDKAPHSGLLAKIPTYVVTHPLAALAGLSSFARRPESFGVSTDGRRWRR comes from the coding sequence ATGCTACAGTCCGACACCAACGAAGCAAGAATGCCTTATCCGATCCTTATCGGCGACATCGGCGGCACCAATGCCCGCTTCGCGATCATCGCTGATGCCGACGCGGAGCAGATCAATTTTCCGAACGTCCGGACCGCGGATTTCGAGACGATCGACGATGCCATCCGCGCCGCGATCATGGAAAAGAGCGCCGTCAAGCCACGCTCCGCGATCCTGGCCGTCGCCGGCCCGATCCGCGAGGACGAAATCCCGCTGACGAACTGCGATTGGGTGGTGCGCCCGCGCACGATGATCGAGGGCCTCGGGCTCGAGGATGTGCTTGTCGTCAATGACTTCGAGGCGCAGGCACTTGCGATTGCCCATCTCTCTGACGAGCATCGGGAACGCCTGGGCGATGCGTCTGGTGATGTCGTCGCCTCTCGCGTGGTGCTCGGCCCGGGCACCGGCCTTGGCGTCGGCGGCCTGCTGCATGCGCAGAACACCTGGATCCCGGTTCCGGGCGAGGGCGGCCATATCGATCTCGGACCGCGCAGCAAGCGCGACTACGAGATTTTCCCGCATGTCGAGACGATTGAGGGACGCGTGTCGGCCGAGCAGATCCTCTGCGGCCGCGGTATCGTCCATCTCTACAAGGCGATCTGCGCCGCCGATGGCATCGAGCCGGCCTACAGCGATCCGGCCGATATCACCTCGCATGCGCTGGCGGACACCGACAAGATCGCTGTCGAGACAGTTTCGCTGTTTTCGACCTATCTTGGCCGGGTTGCCGGCGACATGGCGCTCGTCTTCATGGCCCGCGGCGGCGTCTTCCTGTCGGGCGGCATCTCGCAGAAGATATTGCCGGCACTCCGCCGTCCGGAATTTCGTGCTGCCTTCGAGGACAAGGCGCCGCATTCCGGGCTGCTCGCGAAGATCCCCACCTACGTCGTGACCCATCCTCTCGCGGCCCTGGCAGGACTGTCGTCCTTTGCCCGCAGGCCGGAGAGCTTCGGCGTTTCGACCGATGGTCGCCGCTGGCGGCGCTAG
- the phnH gene encoding phosphonate C-P lyase system protein PhnH, with amino-acid sequence MSLKTEVPKNDVLAGGFAEPVFHAQSVFKLMMDAMARPGTIQTVAPDALPPAPLGVAAGAIALTLCDHDTPVWLSSGLAKSAVPQWLGFHTGAPVTPEKAEARFAFVEAGTPLSSFGLFAAGTQEYPDRSTTLVIELADIEGGRRLALMGPGIKTVTDIAPLGLPDTFLRLWTENRALFPRGIDIVLTSGSRFVCLPRTTKITATEM; translated from the coding sequence ATGAGCCTCAAGACAGAAGTTCCTAAGAATGACGTGTTGGCTGGGGGCTTTGCCGAGCCGGTCTTCCACGCCCAGAGCGTGTTCAAGCTGATGATGGATGCGATGGCGCGTCCGGGCACAATCCAGACGGTCGCTCCCGACGCCCTGCCGCCGGCCCCTCTCGGCGTTGCGGCAGGCGCGATCGCGCTGACGCTCTGCGACCATGACACGCCCGTCTGGTTGTCGTCGGGGCTCGCAAAATCGGCCGTGCCGCAATGGCTCGGTTTCCACACCGGCGCGCCTGTCACGCCTGAGAAGGCCGAAGCGCGCTTCGCCTTCGTCGAAGCCGGAACGCCGCTGTCGTCCTTCGGTCTCTTTGCCGCCGGCACCCAGGAATATCCGGACCGTTCGACGACGCTGGTCATCGAACTGGCTGACATCGAAGGCGGCCGCAGGCTGGCGCTGATGGGTCCCGGCATCAAGACGGTGACGGACATCGCGCCGCTTGGCCTGCCCGATACCTTCCTGCGCCTCTGGACGGAGAACCGTGCTCTTTTCCCGCGCGGCATCGACATCGTGCTGACCTCGGGCAGCCGGTTCGTCTGCCTGCCGCGCACCACCAAGATCACCGCAACGGAGATGTGA
- a CDS encoding ABC transporter ATP-binding protein, whose product MPSPDTSQRPVDSSTVTAVLKRIIAENGREHIWGYAIAITCLVIVALSTAFTAWIMRSVIDEAFANRRADVVWVICLSIFVAFVLRGFASYGQAVALSKVSNNIVARYQRRLYSHLMTLSVGFFNEARSARIAAQVSQNVSGIGDVLNLTVTSTARDLLTFVSLIGVMVYQDPLLSLAVLVLAPPLLIALRYLSRRLRQATKEAIDLNSHVLGAMQETIQGISIVKAFTMEAELEGKINKIITAAESRANKIARLSERNAPMTESFAGLAVASVLAYAAYRSIYFNAPPGAFFSFVTALLLAYDPARRLAKLQVQMERAAVNARMIYELLDMEPRQRDLPDAKPLVVTAARIEFRDVAFGYGDENVLNGLNFVAEGGKTTALVGPSGAGKSTIINLIPRFYDPKAGSILIDGQDIAHVTKQSLRHQLAYVSQQPYLFEGSIRDNIRYGRPEATDAEIEEAARLAYAHEFILAQPQGYDTPVGENGVTLSGGQRQRLSIARALVRNAPILLLDEATSALDTESEAAVQKALDEAMTGRTVVVIAHRLSTVVRADKIVVMQQGRVVEEGTHEALAKRDDGLYARLNNLQRPAASELY is encoded by the coding sequence TTGCCGTCACCAGATACTTCGCAGCGCCCCGTTGACAGCAGCACGGTTACCGCCGTCCTGAAGCGTATTATTGCCGAAAATGGGCGCGAGCATATCTGGGGCTACGCTATTGCGATCACATGCCTCGTGATCGTCGCGCTTTCCACGGCCTTTACCGCCTGGATCATGCGGTCGGTCATCGATGAGGCCTTCGCCAATCGCCGCGCCGATGTGGTGTGGGTCATCTGTCTTTCGATTTTCGTTGCCTTCGTGCTGCGCGGTTTTGCGAGCTACGGCCAGGCCGTGGCCTTGTCGAAGGTCAGCAACAATATCGTGGCGCGCTATCAGCGCCGCCTCTATTCGCATCTGATGACGCTGTCAGTCGGCTTCTTCAACGAGGCTCGCTCGGCCCGCATCGCCGCTCAGGTCAGCCAGAATGTCAGCGGCATCGGCGATGTCCTGAACCTGACGGTCACCTCGACCGCGCGCGATCTTCTGACCTTCGTTTCGCTGATCGGCGTCATGGTCTACCAGGATCCCCTGCTCAGCCTGGCGGTCCTGGTTCTCGCGCCGCCGCTGCTGATCGCCCTGCGCTATCTGTCCCGGCGTCTGCGCCAGGCCACCAAGGAGGCGATCGACCTCAACAGCCACGTGCTCGGCGCGATGCAGGAAACCATCCAGGGTATCTCCATCGTAAAGGCCTTCACGATGGAAGCCGAGCTTGAAGGCAAGATCAACAAGATCATCACGGCTGCGGAAAGCCGCGCCAACAAGATCGCCCGCCTTTCGGAACGCAATGCGCCGATGACGGAAAGCTTTGCCGGCCTCGCTGTCGCAAGCGTTCTGGCCTACGCCGCCTACCGGTCGATCTATTTCAATGCGCCTCCCGGCGCATTCTTCTCGTTCGTTACCGCGCTCCTGCTTGCCTACGACCCGGCGCGTCGCCTGGCGAAGCTGCAGGTGCAGATGGAGCGCGCGGCCGTCAATGCGCGCATGATCTACGAACTCCTCGACATGGAGCCGCGGCAGCGCGATCTGCCGGATGCGAAGCCGCTTGTCGTCACCGCCGCGCGCATCGAGTTTCGCGACGTGGCCTTCGGCTATGGCGACGAGAACGTCCTGAATGGCCTGAACTTCGTTGCCGAAGGCGGAAAGACCACGGCGCTGGTGGGGCCATCGGGGGCCGGCAAGTCGACGATCATCAATCTCATTCCGCGCTTCTATGATCCGAAGGCCGGATCGATCCTGATTGATGGCCAGGACATCGCGCATGTCACGAAGCAGTCGCTGCGTCACCAGCTGGCCTACGTGTCGCAGCAGCCCTATCTCTTCGAGGGCTCGATCCGCGACAACATTCGCTATGGTCGCCCGGAGGCCACCGATGCGGAAATCGAGGAAGCCGCCCGTCTCGCCTATGCGCACGAGTTCATCCTCGCCCAGCCGCAGGGTTACGATACGCCCGTCGGCGAAAACGGTGTAACGCTGTCGGGCGGCCAACGTCAGCGCCTGTCGATCGCGCGTGCGCTCGTGCGCAACGCGCCGATCCTGTTGCTCGACGAAGCGACCTCCGCGCTCGACACGGAATCGGAAGCCGCCGTACAGAAGGCGCTCGACGAGGCCATGACCGGCCGCACAGTCGTCGTCATCGCTCACCGCCTTTCGACCGTCGTCCGCGCCGACAAGATCGTCGTCATGCAGCAGGGCAGGGTCGTCGAAGAGGGCACGCATGAGGCGCTTGCGAAGCGTGATGACGGTCTCTACGCTCGCCTCAACAACCTTCAGAGGCCGGCAGCCTCGGAATTATACTGA
- a CDS encoding carbon-phosphorus lyase complex subunit PhnI, protein MYVAVKGGEAAIANAHRLLADRRRGDRSLPAIGIDQIVAQLALAVDRVMAEASLYDRTLAALAVRQSRGDMIEAIFLLRAYRTTLPRFGYSKPIDTARMKIERRVSATYKDLPGGQLLGPTFDYTHRLLDPSLLTDEAVEEPTLRDAEIGRVMRVSEILAQEGLIEGDGEMPEDHEIGDLTREPMEFPMTRDLRLQALARGDEGFLLALGYSTQRGYGRNHPFTGEIRIGEVEVEFDVPELGFAVSLGLIQVTECQMVNQFKGSSKAPPQFTRGYGLVFGQSERKAMSMSLVDRALRADELGEDITAPAQDEEFVISHADNVQSTGFVEHLKLPHYVDFQAELDLVRRMRNEFEAGRIGGDDTMKEAAE, encoded by the coding sequence ATGTATGTTGCTGTCAAAGGGGGCGAGGCCGCCATTGCCAACGCCCATCGCCTGCTGGCGGATCGCCGTCGTGGCGACCGTTCGTTGCCGGCTATCGGTATCGACCAGATCGTGGCGCAGCTGGCGCTGGCCGTCGATCGCGTCATGGCCGAAGCCTCGCTCTACGATCGAACGCTTGCCGCTCTCGCCGTCCGCCAGTCGCGCGGTGACATGATCGAAGCGATCTTCCTGCTTCGCGCCTACCGCACGACGCTGCCGCGCTTCGGCTATAGCAAGCCGATCGACACGGCGCGCATGAAGATCGAGCGCCGCGTCTCGGCCACCTACAAGGATCTGCCCGGCGGCCAGCTGCTCGGCCCGACCTTCGACTATACGCATCGCCTTCTCGACCCGTCGCTCCTTACCGATGAAGCGGTCGAGGAGCCGACGCTTCGCGATGCAGAAATCGGCCGCGTCATGCGCGTTTCGGAAATCCTCGCGCAGGAAGGCCTGATCGAGGGCGATGGCGAAATGCCCGAAGATCACGAGATCGGCGACCTGACACGCGAGCCGATGGAGTTCCCGATGACCCGCGATCTGCGCCTGCAGGCGTTGGCCCGCGGCGACGAAGGCTTCCTGTTGGCGCTCGGCTATTCGACCCAACGCGGTTACGGCCGCAACCATCCCTTCACCGGCGAAATCCGCATCGGTGAGGTCGAGGTCGAATTCGATGTTCCCGAACTCGGCTTCGCCGTTTCGCTTGGGCTCATCCAGGTCACCGAATGCCAGATGGTCAACCAGTTCAAGGGTTCGTCCAAGGCGCCGCCGCAGTTCACCCGTGGCTATGGGCTCGTCTTCGGCCAGAGCGAGCGCAAGGCAATGTCCATGTCGCTCGTCGACCGGGCGCTGCGCGCCGACGAGCTCGGTGAGGACATCACCGCCCCGGCACAGGACGAGGAATTCGTCATCTCGCATGCCGACAACGTCCAGTCGACCGGCTTCGTCGAGCATCTGAAGCTGCCGCACTACGTCGACTTCCAGGCGGAACTCGATCTGGTCCGCCGCATGCGCAACGAATTCGAAGCGGGCCGCATCGGTGGCGACGATACCATGAAGGAGGCGGCGGAATGA
- the phnL gene encoding phosphonate C-P lyase system protein PhnL — MATPLVVSEVVKSFTMHLRDGIKLPVVSDVSFSVACGECVVLGGPSGIGKSSLLKMIYGNYAVDSGQILIKHHDKIVDLATADPRTVIAVRRDTLGYVSQFLRTVPRVAAIDVVAEPLVARGEKAETAREKAADLLSKLNLPEALWQLPPATFSGGEQQRVNIARGFITDHTVLLLDEPTASLDARNRAVVVGMIEEKKKAGVALLGIFHDEEVREAVADRILDVQKFSPRKAIAA; from the coding sequence ATGGCAACGCCACTCGTTGTTTCTGAAGTCGTCAAGAGCTTCACCATGCACCTGCGCGACGGCATCAAGCTGCCCGTCGTCTCGGATGTATCCTTTTCCGTAGCATGCGGGGAATGCGTCGTCCTCGGCGGCCCGTCTGGCATCGGCAAGAGCTCGCTCCTGAAGATGATCTACGGCAACTACGCCGTCGATAGCGGCCAGATCCTCATCAAGCATCACGACAAGATTGTCGACCTGGCAACAGCCGACCCGCGCACCGTCATCGCCGTGCGCCGTGATACGCTTGGCTATGTCAGCCAGTTCCTGCGCACCGTGCCGCGTGTCGCCGCCATCGACGTGGTGGCCGAGCCGCTGGTCGCCCGTGGCGAGAAGGCGGAAACGGCGCGCGAGAAGGCCGCAGACCTTCTTTCGAAGCTGAACCTGCCAGAAGCGCTCTGGCAGCTTCCGCCCGCCACCTTTTCGGGCGGCGAGCAGCAGCGCGTCAACATCGCCCGAGGCTTCATTACCGATCACACCGTCCTGCTGCTCGACGAGCCGACCGCCTCGCTCGACGCCAGGAACCGCGCCGTCGTCGTCGGCATGATCGAGGAGAAGAAGAAGGCAGGCGTCGCCCTGCTTGGCATCTTCCACGATGAGGAAGTGCGCGAGGCTGTCGCCGACCGCATTCTCGACGTCCAGAAGTTCTCGCCGCGAAAGGCAATCGCAGCATGA
- a CDS encoding DapH/DapD/GlmU-related protein codes for MSRKIGLEPYFHETASVKNATFGRFTEVSERCRIEEVEFGDYSYVMQDGAIWCATIGKFVNIAASVRINATNHPTWRATLHHFSYRAADYWPDADMETDFFEWRRSNRVVIGHDVWIGHGVTILPGVTVGNGAVIGAGAVVSKDVAPYTIVGGVPAKLIRERFPKDVGERMDKLAWWDWEHDRLRVALADFRALSAEDFLARYEA; via the coding sequence ATGAGCCGCAAGATTGGCCTCGAGCCCTATTTCCATGAAACCGCTTCCGTGAAGAACGCCACCTTCGGCCGCTTCACGGAGGTCTCGGAGCGTTGCCGCATCGAGGAAGTCGAATTCGGCGACTATTCCTATGTCATGCAGGACGGCGCCATCTGGTGCGCAACGATCGGCAAGTTCGTCAACATCGCAGCGTCGGTCCGCATCAATGCCACCAACCACCCGACCTGGCGAGCGACGCTGCACCACTTCAGCTATCGCGCCGCCGATTATTGGCCGGATGCCGACATGGAGACCGACTTCTTCGAATGGCGCCGCTCGAACCGCGTCGTCATCGGCCATGACGTCTGGATCGGCCATGGAGTCACCATCCTCCCCGGCGTCACGGTCGGCAATGGCGCGGTCATCGGCGCCGGTGCCGTCGTCTCCAAGGATGTCGCCCCTTACACCATCGTCGGTGGCGTCCCGGCCAAGCTGATCCGCGAACGCTTCCCGAAGGACGTCGGCGAACGGATGGACAAGCTCGCCTGGTGGGACTGGGAGCACGACCGCCTGCGCGTTGCCCTGGCCGATTTCCGCGCGCTGAGCGCCGAAGATTTCCTCGCCCGCTACGAAGCATGA
- the phnF gene encoding phosphonate metabolism transcriptional regulator PhnF, with protein MAGQVQRQTGVALWRQIADRIRQAISAGAYDETGMVPPEMVLALQFGVNRHTVRSAIAALAQEGIVRAVQGRGTLIERKERLNFPITKRTRFTSGIGEQAREMRGLLLSYSEERADAEVARGLKIRPGEPVIRMETVRKADGRPVSCATAWFPAARFGGMPDVYKRTESITKAFAELGLSDYVRATTEITAVHADEADTAALELAPGAILLITKAVNTDLEGVPVQYAISRFAADRVQFTIEN; from the coding sequence ATGGCTGGGCAGGTACAAAGACAGACGGGCGTGGCGCTGTGGCGGCAGATCGCGGACCGCATTCGCCAGGCGATCAGCGCCGGCGCCTATGACGAGACCGGCATGGTGCCGCCGGAGATGGTGCTGGCGCTGCAGTTCGGCGTCAACAGACATACGGTGAGAAGTGCGATCGCGGCGCTTGCCCAGGAAGGCATCGTGCGCGCCGTACAGGGACGCGGCACGCTGATCGAGCGCAAGGAGCGGCTGAACTTTCCGATCACCAAGCGCACGCGCTTTACATCAGGGATCGGCGAGCAGGCACGCGAGATGCGCGGGCTATTGCTCTCCTATTCGGAGGAGAGGGCCGACGCGGAGGTGGCGCGCGGGCTGAAGATCCGGCCAGGCGAGCCGGTCATCCGCATGGAAACGGTTCGCAAGGCGGATGGCCGCCCGGTCTCCTGCGCGACGGCGTGGTTTCCGGCCGCGCGCTTCGGCGGTATGCCCGACGTCTACAAGCGGACGGAATCGATCACCAAGGCCTTTGCCGAGCTTGGGCTATCGGATTACGTGCGCGCGACCACCGAGATCACCGCCGTCCATGCCGACGAGGCGGATACCGCAGCACTCGAACTGGCCCCCGGCGCGATCCTGCTGATCACCAAGGCCGTCAACACCGACCTCGAGGGCGTGCCGGTCCAATACGCGATCAGCCGGTTTGCAGCCGACCGGGTGCAGTTCACGATCGAGAATTGA
- a CDS encoding 2,3-bisphosphoglycerate-dependent phosphoglycerate mutase, with the protein MSGTLVLVRHGQSDWNLKNLFTGWKNPELTELGVQEANTGGKALADYGIKFDIAFTSDLKRAQDTLKIILDNVGQPGLETIKDQALNERDYGDLSGLNKDDARAKWGEEQVHIWRRSYDVPPPGGESLRDTGARVWPYYLTEILPRVLRGEKVLVAAHGNSLRSLVMVLDRLTKEQILGVNLATGVPMVYKLNADSTVASKEVLGDMSGAH; encoded by the coding sequence ATGAGCGGTACCCTCGTCCTCGTTCGCCACGGCCAGAGCGACTGGAACCTGAAGAACCTTTTCACCGGCTGGAAGAACCCGGAGCTCACCGAGCTCGGCGTTCAGGAAGCCAACACCGGCGGCAAGGCGCTGGCCGACTACGGCATCAAGTTCGACATCGCCTTCACCTCTGATCTGAAGCGCGCCCAGGATACGCTGAAGATCATCCTCGACAATGTCGGCCAGCCCGGTCTGGAGACGATCAAGGATCAGGCGCTGAACGAGCGCGACTACGGCGATCTCTCCGGCCTCAACAAGGACGACGCCCGCGCCAAGTGGGGCGAGGAGCAGGTCCACATCTGGCGCCGCTCCTACGACGTACCGCCTCCGGGCGGCGAAAGCCTGCGCGACACCGGCGCCCGCGTCTGGCCGTACTACCTGACGGAAATCCTGCCCCGCGTGCTCCGCGGCGAAAAGGTGCTGGTCGCCGCTCACGGCAACTCGCTGCGCTCGCTGGTCATGGTGCTCGACCGCCTGACCAAGGAACAGATCCTCGGCGTCAACCTCGCGACCGGCGTGCCGATGGTCTACAAGCTCAATGCCGACTCGACGGTCGCTTCCAAGGAAGTGCTCGGCGACATGTCCGGCGCACACTGA
- the phnK gene encoding phosphonate C-P lyase system protein PhnK: MTDTPLLKVNDVSKFYGNRIGCRNVSFELWPGEVLAIVGESGSGKTTLLNCISTRLMPTTGSVEYHMRDGAYRDLYRMSEAERRFLMRTDWGFVHQNPADGLRMTVSAGANVGERLMAIGDRHYGNIRSTAIDWLQRVEIDEGRIDDQPRAFSGGMRQRLQIARNLVTGPRLVFMDEPTGGLDVSVQARLLDLVRGLVNDLGLAAIIVTHDLAVARLLSHRMMVMKDGHVIEQGLTDRVLDDPREPYTQLLVSSILQV, from the coding sequence ATGACCGACACCCCGCTTCTCAAAGTCAATGACGTCTCGAAGTTCTACGGCAACCGCATCGGCTGCCGCAATGTCTCCTTCGAGCTCTGGCCCGGCGAAGTGCTCGCCATCGTCGGCGAATCCGGCTCAGGCAAGACCACGCTGCTCAACTGCATCTCGACCCGTTTGATGCCGACGACGGGCAGCGTCGAATACCACATGCGCGACGGCGCCTATCGCGACCTATACCGCATGAGCGAGGCCGAGCGCCGCTTCCTCATGCGCACCGACTGGGGTTTCGTGCATCAGAATCCGGCTGACGGTCTGCGCATGACGGTCTCGGCCGGTGCCAATGTCGGTGAGCGTCTGATGGCGATCGGTGACCGCCACTACGGCAATATCCGCTCCACCGCCATCGACTGGCTGCAGCGCGTCGAGATCGATGAGGGCCGTATCGACGACCAGCCGCGCGCCTTCTCCGGCGGCATGCGCCAGCGCCTGCAGATCGCCCGCAACCTAGTGACCGGCCCGCGCCTGGTCTTCATGGACGAGCCGACCGGTGGCCTCGATGTGTCGGTGCAGGCCCGCCTGCTCGATCTCGTGCGCGGCCTCGTCAACGATCTCGGCCTTGCCGCGATCATCGTCACTCACGATCTCGCCGTCGCGCGCCTGCTGTCGCACCGCATGATGGTGATGAAGGATGGCCATGTCATCGAGCAGGGGCTGACCGATCGCGTGCTCGACGATCCGCGCGAGCCCTACACGCAGCTCCTCGTTTCCTCCATCCTGCAGGTCTGA
- the dapB gene encoding 4-hydroxy-tetrahydrodipicolinate reductase produces MSDAAMKLVVVGAAGRMGQALIRLVHEIEGVTLHAAVARPGSAFVGKDAGEIAGLGPNGIIIGDDPLAAFLHADGVLDFTTPDTTNEFAALAAQARIVHIIGTTGCSTEDEARIAAAARHARVVKSGNMGLGVNLLSVLVEQAARALDPADWDIEVLEMHHKRKVDAPSGTALLLGAAAAKGRGVDFATHSVRVRDGHTGPREAGTIGFATLRGGSVIGEHSVVFAGEGELVTMSHSAGDRSIFARGAIKAALWARDKKPGLYSMLDVLGLSQH; encoded by the coding sequence ATGAGCGATGCTGCGATGAAGCTGGTGGTGGTTGGTGCAGCAGGTCGCATGGGGCAGGCGCTCATCCGGTTGGTCCACGAGATCGAGGGTGTGACCCTGCATGCCGCCGTTGCCCGCCCAGGCTCTGCCTTCGTCGGCAAGGATGCCGGCGAGATCGCAGGCCTCGGCCCGAACGGCATCATCATTGGCGACGATCCGCTGGCGGCTTTCCTGCATGCCGACGGCGTTCTCGATTTCACCACGCCTGATACAACCAACGAATTTGCAGCACTCGCAGCCCAGGCCCGCATCGTCCATATCATCGGCACGACCGGATGCTCGACCGAGGACGAAGCGAGGATCGCAGCCGCCGCCCGCCACGCCCGCGTCGTCAAGTCGGGCAACATGGGCCTCGGCGTCAATCTCTTGAGCGTCCTTGTCGAACAGGCCGCCCGCGCGCTCGATCCGGCCGATTGGGATATCGAAGTTCTCGAAATGCACCACAAGCGCAAGGTCGATGCCCCATCAGGCACTGCCCTGTTGCTCGGCGCGGCTGCCGCCAAGGGGCGCGGCGTCGATTTCGCCACGCATTCCGTGCGCGTCCGCGACGGCCACACAGGCCCGCGTGAAGCCGGCACGATCGGTTTTGCCACGCTGCGCGGCGGCTCGGTCATCGGCGAACATTCGGTCGTTTTCGCCGGCGAAGGCGAGCTGGTCACCATGTCGCACAGCGCCGGCGATCGTTCGATTTTCGCACGCGGCGCCATCAAGGCCGCCCTTTGGGCGCGCGACAAGAAACCCGGTCTCTATTCCATGCTCGACGTGCTCGGGCTTTCCCAACACTGA